In the genome of Bradyrhizobium sp. CIAT3101, one region contains:
- a CDS encoding neuraminidase-like domain-containing protein: MKAILPINDPAHPDKDRLSGLQDALEFLWGIKDSTVPKPDNLKDYGNEETTSTYGPITKSVVRGFRDAQKLEPGENVDGATAARLNELLLGQRKLAKIIGTLRDVSKPAAGDPPTRPKLDHPGLIVRALQDDEPWPDVAITGADDAFVLYLDLAEPEEERKPQRPKVRVFYRGTKIAETAVQADVFTPNAALVLRLDIDVNPALLAPYEFGSVRDLVLKGLKVLKPYEPGTEDDAIARLRPDDVANLGALADMPPQERIEHLAIAHLLASDAGKLNTPTKKSVNPDAALVYGLLRLQKLLYVAWRIPPEAQVSLKFESLAGPPPKAPKDKKDPSDDNQPARLQLLAQLVFYSEFVGKESFGVSPEAELVGAIRDSVKAGVVENRYLDPPLAVMNDTLAQGLADLRASFVTQQRALVPAQPFHNSVDGEWCFCRDGTKNSADPLLQRLLDSAKLPKPYADVAQLVADGQKPDSPQDSPLKEFRLGSGNVYRLAAAMKWKTETTDALLSLQRVVLLTEDPAEIAFLLGPDPDGEWDKLDGAWKIRMVGLSRFTRAYVAVLGRPEDDQALLSQKAKALFDRASARADATAHAFGEARALATAQHVDALTTKADRAKIQAQVSTVLAGGDEVTAIPSWEMLFGSLDACACDECDSIYGPASYLVDVLQYFKRLDASASSGDAKNAAENGKPAGPPPCLSAQGAKTVFQVLMSRRSDIGYLDLNCANAMTEVPYIDLVNELLEDRVSPPVKKYYVKLEPGPIPGTVLNDLLTDGFHEVTEKAEVTADSKDNRLVRDERALILFERVADDEKAGCPAWLVSRLRQTYGTAAEIAAAPEYVNQGAVEKLKGKECHFALALPFDADRMETAAYLSRMETDRASAMRAFAKWSELGGEDYRIKVATEALGLTSVELALITEPKPDPNGQHEFWAEEPMTLVKNMSQLRRFLDKTGLKTEPVGKGELDELLAGKYINPRGILIIEPDEPDNPAARCDTEKMHIKELDAPALDRINRFLRLRRKLGWGIDLLDRLIMSPAVGKGEITSDCIVALGDIIRLARELDMEPEKLAAWFVDLSVFGESSDYRRIFLQKGEDGYPYPPFLLQNLCPPADDKPAGKKTIADHAEAVARALGVTAEQLATWLAYCGNEPGTDKQPVKLSLRNLSRIWAWFRLAKKLGLSMRNLTLLLAMRHMKDALESPAVTRELWEIVTLLKAQRIGVADIRFWLLHRTENAGEAAKRVIPDLAIARLLAKVRVEFVKLAAARLASEIVEWKSEKQPGDAMETCLQKLQLVLARVKELSPDQIQQIATLLQDRAKTSDVDTLQALLKSKPLGEIPGVRDLADSAPVNAPGSWIETTEDPAKASEINHRQYQTWTHKLVSAVLDRLDALARQETVVRIASQELRAPVEQISAILPGCRMPKDGQPANGAPLLDILTAPDWAADPRPVNPSSEAAKAAVALFDAAFCSTDECVLALEDRPRRFRNAVLADTKIDAWTDPLTAAEVEGWRTLLSPLFTAVRLAHKVAGLAKALRLQTDEQLTWGLWRDPKKPTEGNRFHRLDWFSPDEIPLAPPADASELVPAFARWLAFLRGLDFIAKYPQTETPSDPNVKLGGSTALELALADPPSDAAGNPATGLDAIRDIVAVCYQLFGSPEVDLFKVAEYLDLPRDAFKTAKTYARLERAAALIGKLGIAFSDLPALTAETVTRELALLLRQLLKHQSDDATWLDTLKEIQDPIRERKRDALVAYLIADPSHHCFREVNDLYDHFLIDPQMCACMPTSRIVQAHAVVQLFAQRCLMGQEPSVDPRADAQTSQDWHEWTWMRNYRVWQANRKIFLYPENWIEPDLRDDKSQFFKEFEQTLLQTEVNDSNVEVAARTYLDKLDDAAFMEVMAVHYQETPYEENGKREGRVLHVVARTKGGDPPTYFYRRFIDEQYWTPWEKIEVDIATDHVLLFVRNNRLNIAWPVFVDIVDESAQFKVTTLNDPNPQQLPKAPRGWTIQLAVSERSNGLWQPKRVSKEAIQTPKTEMVIATNVDMAAQRLRCRFVIRDREPRGYFLDTEGKTDVGFFILAYSLVRKGENGELMPTGPNAEPILMGAFNLAGCRGYPELVPRESLAKIGAGAPLSVPRIRHSAFEMQRWIEQESDAENNFVIEGLLANNFSPTTVFEKTPGIFKATTVQQTTLVDNFLMDALKLAHQEPKEWQPNGIFVPFFYEDGRRGYVAIPSLRLMGGQEATISNLIPNLDALDGDLRDAASDKEMTWQKLIDKWTSDDAPKKTKDAFAELKKQLAGCFGLRFLAFYHPFVCLMKRSLAAGGFERLMGASPLEWQQRGHEFNGLFGPKDVVLKPHPVETVGFQFDRNDGYASYNWEVFYHLPSLVSQKLVLGQKFEDALRWFHFVFNPSGIPEPPEGYGDATMPPAAKGPGRYWLTKPFRSRSDADTPLDRDSYVGQRIETILRLLGDPDHAGLGDEWIQEVKHWRQNPFVPHQVARGRTVAFQKATVMRYLDALIQWGDFLFRQDERESVNAALQLYVTAERLLGPRPRIVKAPGSFHSRTFRELERVILGERPDQEGIDPFGNSLVELENLLPPQPPTQQRPPCMPPLPAGCLTTIPYFCIPRNEKLMGYWDTVADRLYKIRHCQNIEGVERRLALFAPPIDPGLLVRAVAAGLSIGDVLAQGAGEVPHYRFPTLAQKATELTQMVAGLGNALLQTIEKKDAEGLAQLRSNHEISLLKLVREIKLQAIREADASLEGLNNAKATTEERRLFYSAIQNISGGEQSALDLNEEGARFETAALVFSTGANIAHMLPDFTIGAWGFGGAPGTDVKWGGINVGNALSAMGQFTGGMGGLKREAAAAVGTRAGYARRWDDWKLQERLANRELAQIERQIDAAKIHLQMSKDELRDHDKQIEQAQEILTYLKDRKFSNQDLYDWMLGQISASYFQAWQLAYRFALRVERAFHFELGPNDRGEFDGYVRPDSWNSLHKGLLAADHLLFDLKRLEVDYMDRNRRELEITKHISLVRLDPTALRRLKEKGTCEIDIPDWLFDLDYPGHYFRRIKSVSLSLPCVAGPYASVNCTLTLTKSQIRKLPKRADDESDEDNLLRNFSSVQSIATSTGQNDSGLFEVNFRDERYLPFEGAGAISTWTLQLDRQDNLQLDFGTLTDVIMHLKYTARRGSKQFETTRRDEMKNRLKGDPNPITHRLFVIKDEFPAEWHRFTATQDSKRVLSLDGLADRLPYFSMPVGQPTEVEMVRLDSLKPIQPAFEFAGGKPKGESSNTWVEAEWAKWDFTWTGTDKEIPLGLLVSFPLVGNG; this comes from the coding sequence ATGAAAGCTATATTGCCGATCAACGATCCCGCGCATCCCGACAAGGATCGCTTGTCCGGTCTGCAGGATGCGCTCGAATTTCTCTGGGGCATCAAGGATTCGACCGTCCCCAAGCCGGACAACCTTAAAGATTACGGCAACGAAGAGACCACGTCCACCTATGGCCCGATTACTAAGAGCGTGGTGCGGGGCTTCAGGGACGCGCAAAAGCTCGAGCCTGGCGAGAATGTTGACGGCGCGACGGCTGCGCGCCTTAACGAGTTACTGCTAGGTCAGCGTAAGCTTGCGAAGATCATCGGTACGCTCCGCGATGTCTCCAAGCCGGCGGCCGGTGATCCGCCAACGCGGCCGAAGCTTGATCATCCCGGTCTGATCGTGCGCGCACTTCAGGACGACGAACCTTGGCCGGATGTGGCGATCACCGGCGCTGACGACGCTTTCGTCTTGTATCTGGATCTGGCTGAGCCGGAGGAAGAGCGCAAGCCGCAGCGCCCGAAAGTCAGGGTATTCTACCGCGGCACCAAGATTGCGGAAACGGCGGTCCAAGCCGACGTGTTCACGCCAAATGCCGCGCTCGTGCTCCGGCTCGATATTGACGTGAACCCCGCGCTGCTCGCGCCTTATGAATTCGGCAGCGTACGCGATCTCGTCCTGAAGGGCTTGAAGGTGCTGAAACCCTACGAGCCAGGAACGGAGGACGACGCGATCGCCCGACTTCGGCCGGATGACGTGGCGAATCTTGGAGCCTTGGCGGATATGCCGCCGCAAGAGCGGATCGAACATCTGGCCATCGCACATCTTCTCGCCAGCGATGCCGGCAAACTAAATACGCCAACCAAGAAGAGCGTGAATCCCGATGCAGCACTGGTTTACGGGCTGTTGCGGTTGCAGAAGCTGCTTTACGTGGCGTGGCGGATTCCGCCCGAGGCCCAGGTCAGTCTGAAGTTCGAATCGCTTGCCGGGCCGCCACCAAAAGCACCGAAAGACAAGAAAGACCCGTCGGACGACAATCAGCCGGCGCGGCTCCAGCTTCTCGCGCAACTTGTTTTCTACTCGGAATTTGTCGGGAAGGAATCGTTTGGCGTATCTCCGGAGGCCGAGCTCGTAGGCGCGATCAGGGATAGCGTAAAAGCCGGCGTCGTCGAGAACCGATATCTCGACCCACCACTAGCAGTCATGAATGACACCTTGGCGCAAGGGCTCGCAGATTTGCGTGCCTCCTTTGTCACTCAACAACGGGCTTTGGTCCCCGCGCAGCCATTCCATAACAGCGTCGACGGGGAATGGTGTTTTTGCCGCGACGGAACCAAGAACAGCGCCGACCCGCTTCTGCAGCGTCTTTTGGACAGCGCGAAGCTTCCAAAACCCTATGCCGATGTCGCGCAGCTGGTTGCCGACGGTCAAAAACCTGACTCGCCGCAGGACAGCCCCCTGAAGGAATTCCGGCTGGGCTCCGGCAACGTGTACCGCCTTGCCGCGGCGATGAAGTGGAAGACGGAAACCACCGATGCGCTGCTCTCGCTGCAGCGGGTCGTTCTGCTGACTGAGGATCCGGCCGAGATCGCATTCCTGCTCGGTCCTGATCCGGACGGTGAGTGGGACAAGCTCGACGGCGCGTGGAAAATCCGGATGGTCGGACTGAGTCGGTTCACGCGCGCCTACGTAGCTGTGCTGGGGCGTCCAGAGGACGATCAGGCGCTGCTCTCGCAGAAGGCCAAGGCCCTGTTCGATCGTGCAAGTGCGCGCGCCGACGCCACGGCGCATGCCTTCGGCGAGGCGCGCGCGCTCGCCACCGCGCAGCATGTCGATGCTCTTACGACCAAGGCCGATCGTGCGAAGATACAGGCGCAAGTCAGCACGGTGCTGGCGGGGGGAGACGAGGTCACCGCAATTCCCTCATGGGAAATGCTGTTCGGGTCGCTCGATGCCTGTGCGTGCGACGAATGCGATTCGATCTATGGACCGGCGTCGTACCTCGTCGACGTGCTGCAGTATTTCAAGCGGCTGGATGCAAGCGCGTCGTCTGGCGACGCGAAAAACGCCGCCGAAAACGGCAAGCCCGCGGGGCCGCCCCCCTGCCTGTCGGCACAGGGCGCCAAGACGGTGTTCCAGGTGCTGATGAGCCGTCGGTCCGATATCGGCTACCTCGACCTCAACTGCGCCAACGCGATGACCGAGGTTCCCTACATCGATCTCGTCAATGAGCTGCTCGAAGATCGCGTCAGTCCGCCGGTGAAGAAGTACTATGTTAAGCTCGAGCCGGGGCCGATTCCGGGGACCGTGCTGAATGATCTCCTAACAGACGGTTTCCATGAAGTTACCGAGAAAGCAGAGGTGACGGCCGACTCCAAGGATAACCGTCTGGTCAGGGATGAGCGCGCACTGATCCTGTTCGAGCGGGTCGCCGATGATGAAAAGGCAGGTTGCCCAGCCTGGCTCGTGAGTCGGTTGCGCCAGACTTACGGCACCGCCGCGGAGATCGCCGCCGCGCCGGAATATGTCAATCAGGGTGCCGTGGAGAAATTGAAGGGAAAGGAATGCCACTTTGCCCTGGCGTTGCCGTTCGACGCCGATCGCATGGAGACGGCGGCCTATCTCAGCAGGATGGAAACCGATCGCGCAAGCGCGATGCGCGCGTTTGCGAAATGGTCGGAGCTAGGCGGCGAGGATTATCGCATCAAAGTCGCGACCGAGGCCCTCGGCCTGACATCGGTCGAACTCGCTCTCATCACCGAGCCGAAGCCGGATCCGAACGGCCAGCACGAGTTCTGGGCCGAAGAACCCATGACGCTCGTCAAGAACATGTCTCAGCTGCGGCGCTTCCTCGACAAGACCGGATTGAAGACGGAGCCGGTCGGCAAGGGCGAACTAGATGAGCTGCTAGCCGGGAAATACATCAACCCGCGCGGCATCCTGATCATCGAGCCGGACGAGCCGGACAATCCGGCCGCTCGCTGCGATACCGAAAAAATGCATATCAAGGAGCTGGATGCTCCCGCCCTTGATCGCATCAATCGCTTTCTTCGGCTACGGCGAAAACTCGGCTGGGGTATCGACCTGCTCGATCGGCTAATCATGTCTCCGGCGGTCGGAAAGGGCGAGATCACGAGCGACTGCATTGTCGCGCTGGGCGACATTATCCGCCTCGCCCGCGAGCTCGACATGGAGCCGGAGAAGCTCGCGGCGTGGTTTGTCGATCTATCTGTGTTCGGGGAATCATCGGACTATCGGCGCATCTTCCTGCAGAAGGGCGAGGACGGCTACCCCTATCCGCCGTTCCTGCTCCAGAACCTGTGTCCGCCGGCAGACGACAAGCCCGCGGGAAAAAAGACAATCGCCGATCACGCAGAGGCGGTGGCAAGGGCCTTGGGCGTTACAGCCGAGCAACTCGCTACGTGGCTGGCCTATTGCGGCAACGAGCCCGGAACCGACAAACAACCGGTGAAATTGTCATTGCGCAATCTCTCGCGCATCTGGGCCTGGTTCCGCCTGGCCAAGAAGCTCGGCCTGAGCATGCGCAATCTGACGCTGTTGCTCGCCATGCGACACATGAAGGACGCGCTCGAATCTCCGGCCGTGACCCGCGAGCTGTGGGAAATCGTCACGCTTTTGAAGGCGCAGCGTATCGGAGTTGCCGACATTCGGTTTTGGCTTCTGCACCGGACAGAAAACGCAGGTGAGGCGGCTAAGCGCGTCATCCCGGACCTGGCCATCGCGCGGCTGCTCGCGAAAGTTCGTGTGGAGTTCGTCAAGCTCGCAGCCGCACGGCTCGCCAGCGAAATCGTCGAGTGGAAGTCGGAGAAACAACCCGGCGATGCAATGGAGACGTGCCTGCAGAAGCTGCAGTTGGTGCTGGCGCGCGTCAAGGAGCTCTCGCCGGACCAGATCCAACAGATCGCGACATTGCTGCAGGATCGCGCCAAGACGAGCGATGTGGACACACTGCAAGCGCTGCTGAAGAGCAAGCCTCTCGGGGAAATCCCGGGCGTTCGAGATCTTGCCGACAGCGCACCTGTGAATGCGCCGGGAAGCTGGATCGAAACAACCGAGGACCCAGCCAAGGCCTCGGAGATCAATCATCGCCAATATCAGACCTGGACGCACAAGCTGGTCAGTGCAGTGCTCGATCGCCTGGATGCCCTGGCGCGGCAGGAGACCGTCGTCCGAATCGCGAGCCAGGAGCTTCGTGCGCCCGTCGAACAGATATCCGCGATTCTGCCGGGGTGTCGGATGCCGAAGGATGGGCAGCCCGCGAACGGCGCGCCTTTGCTCGACATCCTGACGGCACCGGACTGGGCCGCTGATCCGCGACCCGTGAATCCGTCATCAGAGGCCGCCAAGGCCGCGGTCGCGCTTTTCGACGCGGCGTTTTGCTCAACTGATGAGTGCGTGCTCGCTCTGGAAGACAGGCCACGCCGCTTCCGCAATGCGGTGCTTGCCGATACGAAGATCGACGCCTGGACGGATCCATTGACTGCTGCCGAGGTTGAAGGCTGGCGGACTTTGTTGAGCCCGCTGTTCACCGCCGTGCGCCTCGCGCACAAGGTGGCTGGACTGGCCAAGGCTCTGCGCCTGCAGACCGACGAGCAGCTCACCTGGGGACTGTGGCGCGATCCCAAAAAGCCTACGGAGGGAAATCGATTCCACCGCCTCGATTGGTTCTCTCCCGACGAGATACCACTGGCCCCGCCCGCAGACGCGAGCGAGCTTGTTCCGGCGTTCGCAAGATGGCTGGCGTTCCTTCGGGGCTTGGACTTCATTGCCAAATATCCGCAAACGGAGACACCGAGCGACCCCAATGTCAAACTGGGCGGTTCGACGGCGCTCGAACTCGCTCTTGCAGATCCTCCTTCGGACGCTGCGGGCAACCCGGCAACCGGACTCGACGCCATCCGCGACATCGTTGCGGTCTGCTACCAGCTGTTCGGGTCGCCCGAGGTGGACCTGTTCAAGGTCGCCGAATATCTGGACCTCCCGCGAGACGCCTTCAAGACGGCCAAGACGTATGCCCGGCTCGAGCGCGCTGCTGCGCTTATCGGGAAACTTGGCATTGCCTTCTCCGATCTTCCGGCACTCACGGCCGAAACCGTGACGCGTGAACTTGCCCTGCTGCTCCGTCAACTATTGAAACATCAATCGGATGACGCGACCTGGCTCGACACTCTCAAGGAGATCCAGGATCCGATCCGCGAGCGCAAGCGCGATGCTTTGGTGGCTTACCTGATCGCCGATCCAAGCCACCATTGCTTCCGCGAAGTCAACGATCTTTACGACCACTTCCTGATCGATCCACAGATGTGCGCCTGCATGCCGACGTCGCGAATCGTGCAGGCCCATGCGGTAGTTCAGCTGTTCGCGCAGCGCTGTCTAATGGGACAGGAGCCATCGGTCGATCCGCGTGCCGATGCCCAGACCAGTCAGGATTGGCATGAGTGGACCTGGATGCGCAATTACCGCGTTTGGCAAGCGAACCGGAAAATCTTTCTCTATCCCGAAAACTGGATCGAGCCGGATCTGCGCGACGACAAATCGCAGTTCTTCAAGGAATTCGAGCAGACGCTGCTACAGACCGAGGTGAACGACAGCAACGTCGAGGTTGCCGCGCGCACCTATCTCGACAAACTCGACGACGCCGCTTTCATGGAGGTGATGGCGGTCCACTACCAGGAGACGCCTTATGAGGAGAACGGTAAGAGGGAAGGCCGGGTCCTCCACGTCGTGGCGCGCACGAAAGGAGGCGATCCGCCGACATATTTCTACCGTCGCTTTATTGACGAGCAGTACTGGACGCCTTGGGAAAAGATCGAGGTCGACATTGCCACCGATCACGTCCTGCTGTTCGTGCGCAACAATCGCCTGAACATTGCGTGGCCGGTGTTCGTCGATATCGTGGATGAATCGGCCCAGTTCAAAGTGACAACTCTCAACGACCCCAACCCTCAGCAGCTTCCGAAAGCGCCAAGAGGTTGGACTATTCAGTTGGCCGTGAGCGAGCGCAGCAATGGCCTATGGCAGCCCAAACGAGTCTCGAAGGAAGCGATTCAGACGCCGAAGACGGAGATGGTGATAGCGACCAATGTCGACATGGCGGCGCAACGCCTGCGCTGTCGCTTCGTGATTCGCGACCGCGAGCCGCGAGGCTATTTTCTCGACACCGAGGGAAAAACCGATGTCGGCTTCTTCATTCTGGCGTACAGCCTTGTCAGAAAGGGCGAGAATGGCGAACTCATGCCGACCGGCCCGAACGCCGAGCCGATCTTGATGGGCGCATTTAACCTTGCCGGCTGCAGGGGGTATCCGGAACTCGTGCCGCGAGAGAGTCTCGCCAAGATCGGGGCGGGAGCGCCGCTCAGCGTCCCGCGCATCAGGCATTCGGCTTTCGAAATGCAACGGTGGATCGAACAGGAAAGTGATGCCGAAAACAATTTCGTCATCGAAGGATTGCTCGCAAATAACTTCTCCCCGACCACGGTGTTCGAGAAGACTCCTGGAATCTTCAAGGCCACGACCGTCCAGCAAACCACTCTGGTCGACAACTTCCTGATGGATGCGCTCAAGCTCGCGCATCAGGAGCCGAAGGAGTGGCAGCCTAATGGCATATTTGTTCCGTTCTTCTACGAGGATGGCCGACGCGGCTATGTGGCGATTCCGTCGCTTCGGCTCATGGGTGGGCAGGAAGCGACGATCAGCAATCTCATTCCCAATCTCGATGCGCTCGACGGAGACTTGAGGGACGCGGCGAGCGACAAGGAGATGACGTGGCAGAAGCTGATCGATAAATGGACGAGCGATGACGCGCCGAAGAAGACCAAGGATGCCTTTGCCGAACTGAAAAAGCAGCTGGCCGGGTGCTTTGGCCTGCGCTTTCTCGCCTTCTATCATCCGTTCGTGTGTCTGATGAAGCGCAGCCTCGCTGCGGGTGGTTTCGAGCGGCTGATGGGTGCATCTCCGCTGGAGTGGCAGCAGAGAGGTCACGAATTCAACGGCCTTTTCGGTCCGAAGGATGTGGTCCTCAAACCCCATCCAGTCGAAACGGTCGGCTTTCAGTTCGATCGCAACGATGGTTATGCGAGCTACAATTGGGAGGTCTTTTATCACCTGCCCTCGCTTGTCTCGCAGAAGCTGGTGCTGGGACAGAAATTCGAGGACGCACTGCGCTGGTTCCACTTCGTCTTCAATCCAAGTGGAATCCCCGAACCCCCGGAAGGCTACGGAGACGCCACGATGCCTCCCGCCGCAAAGGGGCCTGGGCGCTATTGGCTGACCAAGCCATTCAGAAGCCGGAGCGATGCCGACACACCGCTGGACCGTGACAGTTATGTCGGACAACGCATCGAGACCATCCTGCGGCTGCTAGGAGATCCTGACCACGCCGGGCTCGGCGACGAGTGGATCCAAGAGGTAAAGCACTGGCGGCAGAATCCGTTTGTTCCGCACCAGGTGGCGCGAGGCCGCACCGTGGCGTTTCAGAAGGCCACGGTCATGCGCTATCTGGACGCGCTCATCCAATGGGGCGACTTCCTGTTCCGGCAGGACGAACGCGAGTCGGTGAACGCTGCTCTGCAGCTTTACGTCACCGCCGAGCGCCTGCTTGGCCCGCGTCCCCGAATCGTCAAGGCGCCCGGCAGCTTCCACAGCCGGACCTTCCGCGAGCTGGAACGCGTCATCCTTGGGGAGCGGCCGGACCAGGAGGGCATCGATCCATTCGGAAACAGTCTGGTCGAGCTTGAAAACCTGCTGCCGCCGCAGCCGCCGACTCAGCAGAGGCCGCCTTGCATGCCCCCGCTGCCCGCCGGCTGCCTGACGACGATCCCGTACTTCTGCATACCGCGCAACGAAAAGCTGATGGGCTATTGGGACACCGTGGCAGACCGGCTGTACAAAATCCGACACTGCCAGAACATCGAAGGTGTCGAGCGCCGTCTCGCTCTGTTCGCGCCTCCGATCGATCCGGGACTGCTTGTGCGCGCAGTGGCGGCCGGACTCAGCATTGGTGACGTGCTGGCCCAAGGCGCGGGCGAAGTCCCGCACTATCGCTTCCCGACGCTCGCCCAGAAGGCGACCGAGCTCACGCAAATGGTCGCGGGACTTGGCAACGCGTTGTTGCAGACGATCGAGAAGAAAGATGCTGAAGGCCTGGCGCAGCTGCGCTCGAATCACGAGATCAGCCTCCTGAAATTGGTTCGCGAGATCAAGCTGCAGGCAATTCGAGAGGCAGACGCCAGCCTGGAAGGATTGAATAACGCGAAGGCCACGACGGAAGAACGGCGGCTTTTCTACAGCGCGATTCAAAACATCAGCGGCGGTGAGCAAAGCGCACTCGACCTCAACGAGGAGGGGGCGCGGTTCGAGACGGCGGCCCTCGTGTTCAGTACCGGGGCCAATATTGCACACATGCTGCCGGACTTCACAATCGGCGCATGGGGATTCGGCGGCGCGCCGGGCACGGACGTCAAATGGGGCGGTATCAACGTCGGCAACGCGCTCAGCGCCATGGGCCAATTCACTGGTGGTATGGGCGGCTTGAAACGCGAGGCTGCTGCCGCCGTGGGCACCAGGGCCGGATACGCACGGCGCTGGGATGACTGGAAGCTGCAAGAGCGGTTGGCGAACCGGGAGCTTGCTCAGATCGAACGGCAGATCGACGCGGCAAAGATCCATTTGCAGATGTCGAAAGACGAACTGCGCGACCATGACAAGCAAATCGAGCAGGCACAGGAAATCCTTACCTACCTTAAAGATCGCAAGTTCTCCAACCAGGACCTCTACGACTGGATGCTTGGCCAGATCTCGGCCAGCTATTTCCAGGCGTGGCAACTCGCCTACCGATTTGCCTTGCGCGTGGAACGTGCTTTCCACTTCGAACTGGGCCCCAACGACCGTGGCGAGTTCGACGGCTATGTGCGGCCCGACAGCTGGAACAGCCTGCACAAGGGACTGCTCGCTGCCGACCACCTGCTATTCGATCTGAAGCGGCTGGAGGTCGATTACATGGATCGAAACCGGCGCGAGCTCGAGATCACCAAGCACATCTCGCTGGTGCGCCTCGACCCGACCGCGTTGCGTCGCCTGAAGGAAAAGGGGACATGCGAGATCGACATTCCCGACTGGCTGTTCGATCTCGACTATCCTGGTCATTATTTCCGTCGGATCAAAAGCGTAAGCCTCAGCCTTCCGTGCGTGGCCGGACCCTATGCGAGCGTGAATTGCACACTGACTCTGACGAAGAGCCAGATTCGCAAGCTCCCCAAGCGCGCTGACGACGAGAGCGATGAGGACAATCTGCTGCGCAACTTCTCGAGCGTCCAGTCGATCGCGACCAGCACGGGGCAGAACGACAGTGGCTTGTTCGAGGTCAATTTCCGCGATGAGCGCTATCTGCCATTCGAGGGTGCCGGTGCAATCAGCACCTGGACTCTGCAGCTCGATCGGCAAGACAATCTGCAGCTCGACTTCGGCACCCTGACCGACGTGATCATGCATCTGAAATACACGGCGCGGCGAGGCAGCAAGCAGTTCGAAACCACTCGGCGCGACGAGATGAAGAATCGTCTGAAAGGAGATCCGAATCCGATCACCCACCGGCTATTTGTCATCAAGGATGAGTTCCCGGCCGAATGGCACCGTTTCACCGCTACGCAGGACTCCAAGCGCGTGCTTTCCCTTGATGGATTGGCGGATCGGCTTCCCTATTTCTCGATGCCGGTCGGCCAGCCAACCGAGGTCGAGATGGTGCGACTGGATTCGCTCAAGCCAATACAGCCGGCGTTCGAGTTCGCTGGGGGGAAGCCTAAGGGGGAATCGTCGAATACCTGGGTCGAGGCCGAGTGGGCCAAATGGGATTTTACGTGGACGGGCACCGATAAAGAGATTCCCCTCGGTTTGCTGGTAAGCTTTCCGCTTGTTGGCAATGGCTAG